Proteins encoded in a region of the Sphingomonas sp. OV641 genome:
- a CDS encoding glycosyltransferase family 2 protein: MHRPALSIVVPCYNEAATLPLLHERVSAAAVAAVGEDHEIILINDGSRDDSWAIMQQLAAADPKLAAINLSRNHGHQLALTAGLDLCSGEQILIIDADLQDPPELVAEMRHTMEREGADVVYAVRRKRAGETLFKKATAAAFYRVLDRLTDTPIPLDTGDFRLMTRRALDALLALPEQARFIRGMVAWIGFRQVPFPYDRAERHAGETNYPLSRMLRLAFDAVTGFSTAPLRFASHASVALAGASLLLLVYILWGYFTGSPVQGWTSTMLVVTVLSAVQMFVLGMIGEYIGRLYIESKRRPLYLVADIAGTVHRRSTLGFQAARTRIPQSEMVDEDRA; encoded by the coding sequence ATGCACCGTCCCGCACTCTCCATCGTCGTACCCTGCTACAATGAAGCAGCGACCCTGCCCTTGCTCCACGAGCGCGTTTCCGCCGCTGCGGTGGCGGCCGTGGGCGAGGATCATGAGATCATTCTGATCAACGACGGCTCGCGCGACGACAGCTGGGCGATCATGCAGCAACTGGCCGCCGCCGACCCGAAGTTGGCGGCGATCAACCTGTCCCGCAACCACGGACACCAGCTCGCGCTGACCGCCGGTCTGGACCTTTGTTCGGGCGAGCAGATCCTGATCATCGACGCCGATCTTCAGGATCCGCCCGAACTGGTGGCGGAGATGCGCCATACAATGGAGCGCGAGGGCGCCGATGTCGTCTATGCCGTGCGGCGCAAGCGGGCTGGCGAGACTTTGTTCAAGAAGGCAACCGCCGCGGCTTTCTATCGGGTTCTCGATCGGCTGACCGACACGCCGATCCCGCTCGACACCGGTGATTTTCGCCTGATGACCCGGCGCGCGCTGGATGCACTGCTCGCCTTGCCCGAACAGGCGCGGTTCATCCGCGGCATGGTCGCCTGGATCGGCTTTCGCCAGGTCCCGTTCCCCTATGACCGCGCGGAGCGACATGCCGGCGAGACCAATTACCCCCTGTCCCGAATGCTGCGCCTCGCCTTTGACGCCGTCACCGGGTTTTCGACCGCACCGCTTCGGTTCGCCAGCCATGCGTCCGTGGCGCTGGCCGGCGCGTCGCTTCTGCTGCTGGTCTACATCCTGTGGGGCTATTTCACCGGCAGCCCGGTGCAGGGCTGGACGTCCACCATGCTGGTGGTGACGGTGCTCAGCGCCGTTCAGATGTTCGTGCTGGGCATGATCGGGGAATATATCGGGCGACTGTACATCGAATCGAAGCGCCGCCCGCTCTATCTGGTCGCGGACATCGCCGGCACGGTGCATCGCCGGTCGACCCTGGGCTTCCAGGCAGCCCGCACCCGCATTCCGCAGAGCGAGATGGTGGACGAAGACCGCGCATAA
- a CDS encoding bifunctional 2-polyprenyl-6-hydroxyphenol methylase/3-demethylubiquinol 3-O-methyltransferase UbiG, giving the protein MDRRVYDRMAEHDSTHWWYRARRDILADFLTREAALPQHARILEIGCGTGHNLPMLAQFGTVDAIEIDPAARDVAGKRLGKPVGAAPLPTLPGVPARHYDLIAVLDVVEHIEDDVAALQAMRERLAPGGKILITVPAHQWMWSAHDVVNHHHRRYSKDSLQKVIAAAGLRSQKLGYFNSLLFPLAAGARIVGRITGRDDSDDTPPPRPLNALFETIFRIERHLVGRVPMPPGVSILTLAEPA; this is encoded by the coding sequence ATGGACCGCCGCGTGTACGATCGCATGGCCGAGCATGATTCCACCCATTGGTGGTATCGCGCCCGGCGCGACATCCTGGCCGATTTTCTGACGCGGGAGGCCGCACTGCCGCAGCATGCGCGCATCCTCGAAATTGGCTGCGGCACCGGCCATAACCTTCCGATGCTGGCCCAGTTCGGAACCGTGGACGCGATCGAGATCGATCCGGCCGCGCGCGATGTCGCCGGCAAGCGCCTGGGCAAACCGGTCGGCGCCGCGCCCTTGCCGACACTCCCCGGCGTTCCCGCGAGACATTATGATCTGATCGCGGTTCTGGACGTGGTCGAGCATATCGAAGACGACGTGGCCGCCCTGCAAGCGATGCGCGAGCGATTGGCGCCGGGTGGCAAGATCCTCATCACCGTGCCGGCGCACCAATGGATGTGGAGCGCCCATGACGTGGTGAACCACCACCATCGCCGCTATTCAAAGGACAGCCTGCAAAAGGTGATCGCTGCTGCCGGGCTGCGCTCGCAGAAACTCGGTTATTTCAATTCGCTGCTGTTCCCGCTTGCGGCGGGCGCGCGCATCGTCGGCCGGATCACCGGCCGGGATGACAGCGACGACACGCCGCCGCCGCGCCCGCTGAACGCGCTGTTCGAGACGATCTTCCGCATCGAGCGCCACCTGGTTGGGCGCGTGCCGATGCCGCCGGGTGTCTCGATCCTGACCCTCGCGGAGCCGGCCTGA
- a CDS encoding GtrA family protein: MQETFWQLVRFGIAGGLATVCYAAVYSPLAAFRLTSEQVANVCGYLVAMIAGYVLHSRWSFRGHGTAATSSMPKFFAVSLVSYGVNTFWVWLLTDDAMFAGPWWWPLIPIVFVTPLVTFALNRLWVFA, from the coding sequence ATGCAGGAGACCTTCTGGCAGCTGGTTCGCTTCGGAATAGCGGGCGGGCTGGCGACGGTTTGCTATGCCGCGGTCTATTCGCCGCTTGCCGCGTTTCGCCTCACCTCCGAACAGGTGGCAAATGTCTGCGGCTACCTGGTGGCGATGATCGCCGGCTATGTGCTCCACAGCAGATGGAGCTTTCGCGGCCATGGCACGGCGGCAACAAGCTCCATGCCGAAGTTCTTCGCCGTGTCGCTGGTCAGCTATGGTGTGAACACCTTCTGGGTGTGGCTGCTCACCGATGACGCGATGTTTGCCGGCCCATGGTGGTGGCCACTTATCCCGATCGTTTTCGTCACGCCGCTTGTCACCTTTGCACTCAATCGTTTGTGGGTATTCGCCTGA
- a CDS encoding AcrB/AcrD/AcrF family protein: protein MNIRLTTLANELDRHWIKLTTIAWLVIAIFYVWKRWAAIHWLSLGDTDDNMRLMQVRALLDGQGWYDLRNYRLNPPAGFNIHWSRIVDLPIAALILLLRPFVGVAEAERLACGIAPLLPLGAVLVALGATVRRLVTPLAWPLAIVFMMSSTVALSMFMPDRIDHHGWQLAMLSLTVAGLCDPKGARGGAIVGSASAVSLAIGLEMLPYCAMAGAIIALRWVGEAAERPRLMSYALALGGGCAAGYLIFASEANRVMRCDALTPIWLSVFVAAGAGLALLALLSPADRRIRLLLAVIIGGAIAGAFAAMFPQCLARPEQVSDELYTSWLSNVREAKPIYRHPFRTAFPLAALPLMGLIGAGVATWRARRSAGFVGWACVSLFALFSVAMLLWQVRAGAAAQIMAIPGVTALAFIMLPWLMAQRSVAVRLFAGIAVFTLISGSFSTIMLRTLPIDRPKPYVQRVNRATGRCMTIPALQPLNQIPRATIFTFVDLGPRLITLTHHNAIAGPYHRNGEAILDVQHAFKGTPEKAREIMKKHGATLMLVCPNMAESTVYRDRAPGGFYDRLAHGERFDWLTPVPLPKGSPVRLFRIR, encoded by the coding sequence GTGAACATCCGACTGACGACGCTTGCCAACGAGCTGGACCGGCACTGGATCAAGCTAACCACCATCGCCTGGCTTGTGATCGCGATCTTCTACGTCTGGAAGCGCTGGGCGGCGATCCACTGGCTGTCGCTGGGCGATACCGACGACAATATGCGCCTGATGCAGGTGCGTGCCCTGCTCGATGGGCAGGGCTGGTATGATCTGCGCAACTACCGGCTCAATCCGCCGGCGGGCTTCAACATCCACTGGTCGCGGATCGTCGATCTTCCCATCGCGGCGCTGATCTTGCTGCTGCGGCCGTTCGTGGGCGTGGCGGAAGCGGAAAGGCTTGCCTGTGGCATCGCGCCGCTCCTTCCGCTGGGTGCGGTGCTGGTGGCGCTGGGTGCCACGGTCCGGCGGCTGGTCACGCCGTTGGCCTGGCCGCTGGCGATTGTCTTCATGATGAGCTCGACCGTCGCGCTGTCGATGTTCATGCCCGACCGGATCGATCATCATGGCTGGCAGCTCGCCATGTTGAGCTTGACGGTGGCGGGGCTGTGCGACCCCAAGGGCGCGCGTGGCGGCGCAATCGTCGGGAGCGCCAGCGCGGTATCGCTGGCGATCGGGCTGGAAATGCTGCCTTATTGCGCCATGGCCGGCGCCATCATCGCCCTGCGCTGGGTGGGGGAAGCGGCAGAGCGGCCGCGCCTGATGAGCTACGCGCTCGCACTGGGGGGCGGATGTGCCGCGGGCTATTTGATCTTCGCCTCGGAGGCGAACCGCGTGATGCGGTGCGATGCGCTGACGCCGATCTGGCTCAGCGTCTTTGTCGCGGCGGGTGCGGGGCTGGCGCTGCTGGCGCTGCTATCGCCCGCGGATCGGCGGATCCGATTGTTGCTGGCGGTGATCATCGGCGGGGCGATCGCGGGCGCATTCGCGGCGATGTTCCCGCAATGCCTCGCCCGCCCGGAGCAGGTTTCGGACGAGCTTTACACCAGTTGGCTCAGCAACGTGCGTGAGGCCAAGCCGATCTACCGCCATCCGTTCCGCACCGCCTTTCCGCTGGCCGCGCTACCGCTGATGGGACTAATCGGTGCCGGCGTCGCGACGTGGCGGGCGCGGCGGAGCGCCGGCTTCGTTGGCTGGGCCTGCGTCAGCCTGTTCGCGCTGTTCTCCGTCGCCATGCTGCTGTGGCAGGTGCGGGCCGGCGCCGCGGCGCAGATCATGGCGATCCCGGGTGTCACCGCGCTCGCCTTTATCATGCTGCCATGGCTGATGGCGCAGCGGTCCGTGGCCGTGCGGCTGTTTGCCGGGATCGCCGTGTTCACGCTGATTTCCGGTTCTTTTTCAACGATCATGCTGCGGACGCTGCCGATCGACCGGCCCAAGCCCTATGTTCAGCGGGTCAACCGGGCGACCGGGCGATGCATGACGATTCCGGCGCTTCAGCCGCTAAACCAAATTCCGCGGGCGACGATCTTTACCTTCGTGGATCTGGGGCCACGGCTTATCACGCTGACGCACCACAATGCCATCGCAGGGCCGTACCACCGGAATGGCGAAGCGATCCTGGACGTGCAGCACGCGTTCAAGGGAACACCGGAAAAAGCGCGCGAAATCATGAAGAAGCACGGCGCGACGCTGATGCTGGTGTGCCCGAACATGGCCGAATCGACCGTCTATCGGGACCGCGCGCCGGGCGGCTTCTACGACCGGCTGGCGCATGGCGAGCGGTTCGACTGGCTGACGCCGGTGCCCCTGCCCAAGGGTTCGCCGGTGCGGCTGTTCCGGATACGGTAA